Proteins encoded in a region of the Paenibacillus sp. E222 genome:
- a CDS encoding TIGR01212 family radical SAM protein (This family includes YhcC from E. coli K-12, an uncharacterized radical SAM protein.), with the protein MNAPSIQPPLLWGDKRFHTWNYEMRDEFNNKVFKVMLDAGFTCPNRDGSIAKGGCTFCSARGSGDFAGSRRDDLVTQFNTIRDKQHLKWPTAHYIGYFQAYTNTYAPVEELREYFEEILKQPGVVGLSIATRPDCLPDDVVDYLAELNERTYLWVEMGLQTIHESTSTLINRAHDTHCYEEAVAKLRKRNIRVCTHIIYGLPQETHEMMLDTGRAVANMDVQGIKIHLLHLMRKTPMVKQYEAGLLRFLEQDEYIKLIVDTLEMLPPEMIVHRLTGDAPRDLLIGPMWSMNKWEVLNSIDRELRERDSWQGKYWRGA; encoded by the coding sequence ATGAATGCACCTTCAATACAACCTCCTCTTCTGTGGGGAGATAAACGATTCCATACCTGGAATTATGAAATGAGAGACGAATTTAACAATAAGGTTTTCAAAGTGATGCTGGATGCGGGTTTCACCTGCCCGAACCGAGATGGATCTATCGCCAAAGGGGGCTGTACATTTTGCAGCGCTCGTGGATCGGGTGATTTCGCCGGTAGCAGACGGGATGATTTGGTCACCCAATTTAATACCATTCGGGATAAACAGCATCTGAAATGGCCTACAGCCCACTACATTGGCTATTTCCAAGCCTATACCAACACATACGCACCCGTTGAAGAACTGCGTGAATATTTTGAAGAAATTTTGAAGCAGCCCGGTGTTGTGGGTCTGTCCATCGCCACTCGGCCTGACTGTTTACCGGATGACGTCGTTGATTATTTGGCTGAATTGAATGAACGCACCTACCTCTGGGTTGAGATGGGTCTGCAAACCATTCACGAGTCCACGTCAACCCTAATTAACCGTGCGCATGATACTCATTGCTATGAGGAAGCCGTTGCGAAGCTGCGCAAACGGAATATTCGGGTGTGTACACATATTATTTACGGACTGCCGCAGGAAACCCATGAAATGATGCTGGATACCGGACGTGCTGTTGCCAACATGGATGTGCAGGGAATCAAAATTCATCTGCTTCATCTGATGCGCAAAACACCAATGGTGAAGCAGTATGAAGCCGGTCTTCTTCGTTTCCTGGAACAAGACGAGTACATTAAACTGATCGTCGATACGCTGGAGATGCTGCCACCCGAAATGATTGTACACCGCCTTACAGGGGATGCACCGCGTGATTTACTAATTGGGCCGATGTGGTCCATGAACAAATGGGAAGTGTTGAATTCCATTGATCGTGAGCTGCGTGAGCGGGATTCCTGGCAGGGTAAATACTGGAGGGGTGCTTAA
- a CDS encoding class I SAM-dependent methyltransferase, translating into MGFLSVLSCAHQWISSRLQPGDLAIDATVGTGADTLFLAQKVGKRGQVIGFDIQSEALTLAQARIRKQEDSAKLGSISMLQLSHDRMAEAVPESWQGNVGAVMFNLGYLPSEGADSTIITETNSTLAALQAALALLKPRGIITIVLYPGHDGGSQEADAVLEWSSALSVEQAQVVIYRQLQRETSPFLIGIEKK; encoded by the coding sequence ATGGGCTTTCTTTCAGTTTTAAGTTGTGCCCATCAATGGATTTCTTCCCGTTTACAGCCTGGAGATTTAGCTATCGATGCAACGGTAGGAACGGGGGCGGATACTCTGTTTCTGGCACAAAAAGTTGGTAAACGCGGGCAAGTCATTGGTTTCGATATTCAGAGCGAGGCACTTACCCTGGCACAAGCCCGTATTCGCAAACAAGAGGACAGCGCTAAATTGGGCTCCATCTCCATGCTTCAATTAAGCCATGATCGTATGGCTGAGGCCGTTCCTGAAAGTTGGCAGGGTAACGTCGGTGCTGTAATGTTCAACCTGGGGTACCTGCCTTCGGAAGGTGCGGACTCCACCATAATTACGGAAACAAACAGTACCCTTGCTGCACTTCAGGCTGCACTGGCATTGCTCAAGCCGCGCGGCATTATTACCATTGTGCTGTATCCGGGTCATGATGGAGGATCACAGGAAGCGGATGCGGTTCTTGAGTGGTCCTCTGCTCTGTCTGTAGAGCAGGCACAAGTGGTAATCTATCGCCAATTGCAGCGTGAGACCTCCCCTTTTCTGATTGGCATCGAGAAAAAATAA
- a CDS encoding type I phosphomannose isomerase catalytic subunit, with product MPTPYPLQFQPEFKERVWGGRALEQFGLTPPEGHIGEGWMIADHPNGTTKVLNGALAGKGLDEVREQQGTAWLGTKGVSEKGGRFPLLIKLLDCNDDLSVQVHPTDDYEALPPGELGKTEMWYVLDAKPGAHIIYGLNEGVNREVLKEALENGTVMDTLRQVPVAAGDTFFIPAGTVHALCAGVVVAEIQQNSDTTYRIYDYNRPGLDGKPRELHVEDSLNVTAYEGAGATTMKTNNATPGEWLKLAECPYFVVEKGIVTGRWELSTSAESFTILVVCEGSGTLEWDNAESDKIDLKAGQCYLLPANLGSYTLDGNTTVLRSYLP from the coding sequence ATGCCTACACCATATCCACTGCAATTCCAACCAGAGTTCAAAGAACGTGTATGGGGAGGTCGCGCGCTGGAACAATTCGGCCTGACGCCACCTGAAGGACATATAGGAGAAGGCTGGATGATTGCGGATCATCCCAACGGTACAACCAAGGTATTGAATGGAGCACTTGCTGGAAAAGGACTGGACGAAGTTCGTGAACAGCAGGGCACAGCATGGCTTGGAACCAAAGGCGTTTCGGAAAAGGGCGGAAGATTCCCGCTTCTGATCAAACTGCTTGACTGTAACGATGATCTGTCCGTACAAGTTCATCCAACAGATGATTACGAAGCACTGCCTCCCGGCGAGCTTGGCAAAACGGAAATGTGGTATGTGCTGGATGCCAAGCCAGGAGCTCATATCATCTACGGCTTGAATGAAGGCGTTAATCGTGAAGTACTGAAGGAAGCGCTGGAAAATGGTACGGTCATGGATACCCTTCGTCAAGTACCTGTAGCGGCTGGAGATACGTTCTTTATCCCTGCGGGAACGGTACACGCTCTATGTGCAGGTGTCGTTGTGGCTGAGATTCAGCAAAACTCGGATACAACCTACCGAATTTACGATTATAACCGCCCAGGCCTGGATGGCAAACCACGTGAGCTGCATGTTGAGGATTCATTGAATGTAACGGCTTATGAGGGTGCTGGCGCCACGACGATGAAAACCAATAACGCAACTCCAGGTGAGTGGCTGAAGCTTGCGGAATGCCCATACTTTGTAGTGGAGAAAGGGATTGTTACCGGACGTTGGGAGCTCTCTACAAGTGCTGAAAGCTTCACTATTCTTGTGGTCTGTGAAGGTAGCGGAACGCTGGAGTGGGATAACGCGGAATCGGATAAGATTGATCTAAAAGCTGGACAATGTTACTTACTGCCTGCCAACCTGGGCTCCTATACGCTGGATGGTAACACTACTGTTCTTCGTTCTTATTTGCCATAA
- a CDS encoding alpha/beta fold hydrolase, whose amino-acid sequence MQESTFSLVGNEGTRIHVYRWLPDPECNIKGVVQVAHGMSETAARYAEFAQHLTTHGYAVYANDHRGHGKTVENPNLLGNAGVDAFRWMASDMMNLGEVAAKENPDVPLFLMGHSMGSFLVQHLMYAGHERYHAFILSGTNGKRGLLRIGEKLAFLQCGIQGTGHPSMLLNALVFGGFNRSFRPATTPFDWLSRDPEEVKRFIDDPLCGAICSAGFFRDFFKLLLEIHLPRNMKRIPKDKSVYLFSGEQDPVGLHGKGVLNLVSQYRELQLEDIEYRLYPGGRHEMLHETNRTEVAGHVVEWLERHTPDYSAYHSKAHAETADSI is encoded by the coding sequence ATGCAGGAATCTACCTTTAGCCTGGTTGGCAATGAAGGTACCCGTATTCATGTGTACCGCTGGCTTCCCGATCCGGAGTGTAACATCAAAGGTGTGGTCCAGGTTGCACATGGCATGAGCGAGACTGCTGCCCGATATGCGGAATTTGCCCAACATCTCACCACGCACGGCTACGCGGTCTACGCGAATGACCATCGTGGTCATGGTAAAACGGTAGAAAACCCGAATTTATTGGGCAATGCCGGCGTCGATGCTTTCCGCTGGATGGCGAGTGACATGATGAATCTGGGCGAAGTTGCCGCCAAAGAAAACCCTGATGTGCCCCTCTTTCTGATGGGGCATAGCATGGGGTCGTTTCTGGTACAGCATCTAATGTATGCTGGCCACGAGCGTTACCATGCATTTATTTTGTCCGGCACCAATGGCAAACGTGGTCTTCTTCGGATTGGAGAGAAACTGGCTTTCTTGCAGTGTGGCATTCAGGGGACGGGTCATCCAAGTATGCTGCTCAACGCGCTCGTATTTGGCGGGTTCAACCGTTCTTTCCGACCGGCAACAACACCGTTTGATTGGCTGTCTCGGGACCCCGAAGAGGTCAAGCGATTTATCGATGACCCTTTGTGTGGAGCCATCTGCTCCGCAGGTTTTTTCCGTGACTTTTTCAAACTACTGTTGGAGATTCACTTGCCACGCAACATGAAACGTATTCCCAAGGATAAATCTGTATATCTGTTCTCGGGTGAACAAGATCCGGTGGGACTTCATGGCAAAGGAGTGCTTAACCTGGTCTCGCAATATCGGGAGCTTCAGCTTGAGGATATCGAATACCGCCTCTATCCGGGGGGACGCCACGAAATGCTGCATGAGACGAATCGGACTGAGGTTGCAGGGCATGTCGTGGAGTGGCTGGAGAGGCATACACCCGACTACAGTGCATATCATTCCAAAGCACATGCAGAAACAGCCGATTCCATATAA
- the odhB gene encoding 2-oxoglutarate dehydrogenase complex dihydrolipoyllysine-residue succinyltransferase translates to MSEIKVPAMGESITEGTVSRWLVKEGDTVNQGDVLLELETDKVNIEISAEESGVLEKIVRQEGETVEIGETIGTLSAGTGGGSGAPASQPAATEQKQAVAPAPEAPTPPPAPVAAAPESSDSSSKTASPSARKLARERGIELDQVQSKDPIGRVYQDDVKTHNTQAAAPTAPPAKAPAAAPSAPAAGGSTYTKPVERQRMSRRRATIAKRLVEAQQTAAMLTTFNEVDMTAIMDVRKRRKDKFKEKHEINLGFMSFFTKAVVGALKKFPTINAEIDGEDVVLKKYYDIGIAVSAKEGLVVPVVRDADRLGFAEIEKSIADLASKARSNTLALSDLQGGTFTITNGGTFGSLLSTPILNTPQVGILGMHKIQLRPVAIDAERMENRPMMYIALSYDHRIIDGSEAVRFLVTVKELLEDPESLLIEG, encoded by the coding sequence GTGAGTGAAATTAAAGTACCTGCAATGGGTGAGTCGATAACGGAAGGAACTGTATCCAGATGGCTGGTCAAAGAAGGCGACACCGTTAATCAGGGTGATGTTCTTCTGGAACTGGAAACGGATAAAGTGAATATTGAGATCAGTGCTGAAGAGAGCGGTGTTCTTGAGAAAATTGTTCGCCAGGAAGGCGAGACTGTTGAAATCGGTGAAACGATTGGAACACTCTCGGCAGGAACTGGGGGAGGAAGCGGCGCGCCCGCTTCCCAACCAGCAGCGACGGAGCAGAAACAAGCAGTTGCTCCTGCACCGGAAGCTCCAACTCCGCCACCGGCACCCGTTGCTGCAGCACCGGAATCTTCGGATAGCAGTTCGAAGACAGCTTCACCATCTGCTCGTAAACTTGCACGTGAACGTGGTATTGAGCTGGATCAGGTACAGAGCAAAGATCCGATTGGCCGTGTTTATCAGGATGATGTGAAAACTCACAACACTCAGGCTGCCGCTCCTACAGCGCCTCCTGCTAAAGCTCCCGCAGCAGCACCTAGTGCGCCGGCAGCAGGTGGTTCCACCTATACCAAACCAGTAGAGCGTCAACGTATGTCCCGCCGTCGTGCTACCATTGCAAAACGCCTGGTAGAAGCACAGCAGACTGCAGCGATGTTGACTACGTTTAACGAAGTAGATATGACGGCAATCATGGATGTTCGTAAACGTCGTAAGGACAAGTTCAAAGAGAAACATGAAATTAATCTCGGCTTCATGTCCTTCTTCACCAAAGCGGTTGTAGGCGCACTGAAAAAGTTCCCAACCATTAACGCGGAAATTGATGGCGAAGATGTAGTTCTCAAAAAGTACTATGATATCGGTATTGCGGTATCTGCCAAAGAAGGTCTTGTCGTACCGGTTGTACGTGATGCAGATCGTCTTGGCTTCGCTGAGATCGAGAAAAGCATTGCTGATCTGGCATCCAAAGCGCGTTCCAACACGCTGGCCTTGTCTGATCTGCAAGGAGGAACCTTCACCATTACCAATGGCGGAACGTTTGGCTCCCTGTTGTCCACACCAATATTGAATACACCTCAAGTAGGTATTCTGGGTATGCACAAAATCCAGCTTCGTCCAGTAGCGATTGATGCAGAGCGGATGGAGAACCGTCCGATGATGTATATCGCTCTGTCATACGATCACCGTATCATCGATGGTAGCGAAGCCGTACGTTTCCTCGTAACGGTGAAAGAATTGCTTGAAGATCCAGAGTCTTTGCTGATCGAAGGGTAA